The following are from one region of the Arachis duranensis cultivar V14167 chromosome 10, aradu.V14167.gnm2.J7QH, whole genome shotgun sequence genome:
- the LOC107472051 gene encoding uncharacterized protein LOC107472051 yields MNGLVTDRQIFALKTINIPLPGRHPPSPCLSYDATSPGQGNSNPPCTDAGHLELFESFHSLKGKPSEPKVSQAMSSLQGFYGLKQATNSSEDNSHSPNRPLHQHRKSRSLVDIILAEVMEKGHVEEAAQVRQEGELEKWNDKLIRRRQKSEADFSRIPELLLKEDSSSASVGPPSRTGKRLALRQKVGSRSALTSDSESSGIMKTGDASEWSSSLSSGVRKSYSTPCFQDQDNSCTSSIWPPSVWTLKPDLQVLPKPRRNKAALD; encoded by the exons ATGAACGGACTTGTCACGGATCGTCAAATATTCGCACTTAAAACCATCAACATTCCACTGCCTGGAAGGCACCCTCCTTCTCCTTGTTTATCTTATGATGCAACCTCTCCAGG ACAAGGTAACTCCAATCCCCCTTGCACTGATGCTGGCCACCTTGAGCTGTTTGAATCATTCCATTCCTTGAAAGGCAAGCCTTCCGAGCCCAAGGTCTCGCAAGCAATGAGCTCCTTACAAGGTTTCTATGGACTTAAACAGGCCACTAATTCCTCCGAAGACAATTCCCACTCGCCTAACCGACCTCTGCACCAACACCGCAAATCCAGAAGTTTGGTGGATATAATCTTGGCAGAGGTCATGGAAAAGGGGCATGTTGAAGAGGCTGCACAAGTGAGGCAAGAAGGGGAGTTGGAGAAATGGAATGATAAACTTATCCGGAGGCGCCAGAAATCTGAAGCTGACTTTAGTAGGATACCGGAATTGCTGTTGAAAGAGGATAGCAGCAGCGCTTCTGTTGGTCCTCCATCGAGAACAGGAAAGCGCTTGGCTCTGAGGCAGAAAGTGGGTAGCAGAAGTGCATTAACAAGTGATTCTGAATCAAGTGGTATCATGAAAACAGGGGATGCTTCTGAATggtcatcatcattatcatctgGGGTGCGAAAATCATACAGCACACCGTGCTTTCAAGACCAAGATAACAGTTGCACCTCATCCATTTGGCCACCCTCAGTGTGGACCTTGAAACCAGATTTACAGGTTCTACCGAAGCCTCGAAGAAATAAAGCTGCACTTGACTGA
- the LOC110277005 gene encoding uncharacterized protein LOC110277005 produces MTSSDSIFLEDFGQTVDLTRRIREVLVNYPEGTTVLKELIQNADDAGATTVSLCLDCRSHCRDSLLSDTLAQWQGPALLAYNDAVFTEEDFVSISKIGGSSKHGQAWKTGRFGVGFNSVYHLTDLPSFVSGKYVVLFDPQGVYLPKVSAANPGKRIDFTSSSVLSLYEDQFFPYCGFGCDMQRPFAGTLFRFPLRNADQAASSKLSRQAYTPKDISSMFDQLFEEGILTLLFLKSVLRIEIYVWDTGEPEPKKIHSCSVSSVTNDLVWHRQALLRLSKVSNTSNEVDAFSLNFLSESLRGVETERQTERFYVVQTMSPKSSRIGSFASTASKEYDIHLLPWASIAACISDNSLNKNALRTGRAFCFLPLPVRTGLSVHINGFFEVSSNRRGIWYGDDMDRGGRVRSTWNRLLLEDVVAPTFIRMLLGLTDLLGPTEMYYSLWPTGSFDEPWSILVQQIYKNIGNAPVIHSDIDGGRWVTPSEAFLHDEKFTKSKDLGLALIQIGMPVVHLPNSLFDMLLEYNSSMVVTPSKVREYLRQCETFNLSKPDKLLLLEYCIEDLVDDDVGKEMCNLPLLPLANGDFAAFSEASKGISYLVCDELEYKLMEPVSGRVIDRAIPPDILTRLSAIAKSSKTNISLCSIHHFAQLFPAFMPADWKYKSKVLWDPKLCQKPTSSWFLLFWQYLGKQSKKLPLFSDWPILPSTSGHLLRPSEQRKIISGSNLSDTLQNILVKIGCDILNSSYVVEYLDLSSYICNGSASGVLESISNAVSNNDIVQVSLDNLIAEERNELCRFLLDPKWYVGRSVDEVSIRFCKRLHIFEVYNRESAQDSLFSDLENPRKYLSPLDVPEFILGAEFIVRSPHIEEDILSRYFGVERMGKALFYKQHVFNRIGELEAEVRDSIMLSVLQNLALLSLEDISIRDSLRNLEFIPTLTGALKRPSVLYDPRNEELYALLEDSDSFPSGAFQESETLDILRSLGLRTSVSPDTVLESARCIEHLMHGDQQKAYLRGKVLFSYLEVNALKWFPDQVDDKRAVNRMLSRAATAFRSRTPKSDLEKFWNDLRLISWCPVLVSAPFGSLPWPVTSSVVAPPKVVRPLSDLWLVSASMRILDGECSSTALSYNLGWMSPPGGGVIAAQLLELGKNNEIVTDQVLRQELALAMPRIYSILTGMISSDEIEIVKAVLEGCRWIWVGDGFATSDEVVLDGPLHLAPYIRVIPVDLAVFKNLFLKLGIRECLQHADYANILARMAVKKGSSPLDPNEIRAVTLIVHQLAEVYLHEQNVKVYLPDISGRLFLADDLVFNDAPWLLSSEDPNGSFGNAATVNWNAKRTVQKFVHGNISNDVAEKLGVRSLRRMLLAESADSVNFGLSGAAEAFGQHEALTTRLKHILEMYADGPGTLFEMVQNAEDAGASEVIFLLDKSQYGTSSILSPEMADWQGPALYCFNDSVFSPQDLYAISRIGQESKLEKAFAIGRFGLGFNCVYHFTDIPMFVSGENIVMFDPHACNLPGISPSHPGLRIKFVGRQILEQFPDQFSSLLHFGCDLQHPFPGTLFRFPLRTAGVASRSQIKKEVYTPEDVRSLFAAFSEVVSETLLFLRNVKSISIFVKEGTGHEMHLLHRVRRTCVGEPEIRASEAQDMFNFFKEEKHIRMNRVQFLKKLSSIDRNLGTSEASNGQSQNFIPWACVAVYLKTVKFGDDLADSSGGQDRCLVFPDLLQAANLPMHLPENFEGRAFCFLPLPITTGLPAHVNAYFELSSNRRDIWFGSDMTGVGRKRSEWNIYLLENVVAPAYGRLLEKVASEIGPCNLFFSLWPTTLGLEPWASVVRKLYQFIAEFNLCVLYTEARGGQWISTKHAIFPDFSFLKAAELIKALASASLPVISLPQSLVERFKEICPSLHFLTPKLLRILLIKRKREFKDRVAMILSLEYCLHDLQENMQCDSLLGLPLLPLADGSFTSVDKKGVGERVYIARGDEYGLLKDSIPHQLIDCVIPEEVHRKLCYIAQTDGTNISFLSCQLLEKLLVKILPGEWQHAGQVSWTPGIHGQPSLEWLQLLWNYLKSYCDDLLMFSKWPILPVGDEYLMQLLPNSNVIKNDGWSEKMYSLLLKVGCLFLRNDLQLDHPKLEHFVQPSTARGVLNVFMAVAGDPQNIEGIFKDASEGELHELRSFVLQSKWFSEEQIDNTHVDTIKHLPIFESYKSRKLVNLCNPVKWLGPTGVREDLLNDSFIRTESETERIIMRRYLKIKEPTKVEFYKDHIINHMSEFLLKQEVISVILHDVQLLIKEDTSLKSSLPTIPFVMAANGTWQQPSRLYDPRVPQLKKMLHGDAFFPSDKFSDPEILDTLVTLGLRTTLGFTGLLDCARSVGMLHDSGAIEASNHGRVLLVFLAKLARRLSNKGESYNGDQQVAMVVRSSSIIDGTVVYEGFPKEDVNSPTDVDSFVSSLTDDMAEEEFWSELKQISWCPVISDPPVRGLPWLKSNNQIAPPMIVRPISQMWIVSSSMHILDGECDMTYLQTKLGWMDWPEIAVLSRQLIELSESYKQLKMNSLLDPGFDAQLQKEIPCLYSKLQEYISSDKFNELKAGLSGVSWVWIGDDFVSPNALAFDSPVKFTPYLYVVPSELTEYKELLLKLGVRLSFGITDYIHVLQRLQNDVQRLPLSMDQLNFVCCVLEAIAECCLEKPLVEPVDGPLLIPDTFGILMPAGDLVYNDAPWLENSSLIGRHFVHPSISNDLADRLGVQSVRCLSLVNEDMTKDLPCMDYNKVNDLLALYGSTEFLLFDLLELADCCNAKRLHLIYDKREHPRQSLLQHNLGEYQGPALIAIFEGACLSREEFSNFQLHPPWRIRGNTLNYGLGLVCCYSICDLLSVISGGYFYMFDPHGMVLAAPSTNAPSAKMFSLIGMLLCGMFFI; encoded by the exons ATGACGTCTTCTGATTCCATCTTTCTAGAAGACTTCGGTCAGACGGTGGACCTCACGCGCCGAATCAGGGAGGTGCTTGTGAACTACCCCGAGGGAACCACCGTCCTCAAGGAGCTAATCCAGAACGCCGACGATGCTGGCGCCACTACCGTCTCCCTTTGCCTCGACTGCCGCTCCCACTGCCGCGACTCACTTCTCTCCGACACCCTCGCCCAGTGGCAGGGCCCCGCCCTCCTCGCCTATAACGACGCCGTTTTCACCGAGGAGGATTTCGTCAGCATCTCCAAGATTGGAGGCAGCAGCAAGCACGGCCAGGCCTGGAAGACCGGCCGCTTCGG GGTTGGATTCAACTCAGTTTACCATTTGACAGATCTTCCTTCCTTTGTGAGTGGCAAATATGTGGTGCTATTTGATCCTCAGGGTGTTTATCTTCCAAAAGTTTCGGCGGCAAATCCTGGGAAGCGGATTGACTTCACCAGTTCATCCGTGCTCTCCTTATATGAGGACCAGTTCTTCCCCTATTGTGGTTTTGGGTGTGACATGCAGCGTCCTTTTGCCGGAACTTTGTTCCGTTTTCCTTTGAGGAATGCAGACCAGGCTGCCAGTAGTAAGCTCTCAAGGCAAGCATATACACCCAAAGACATTTCATCCATGTTTGATCAGCTCTTTGAAGAAGGAATATTGACTCTTCTCTTTCTAAAGAGTGTACTGCGCATTGAAATATATGTATGGGATACTGGAGAACCTGAACCCAAGAAAATTCATTCATGTTCTGTTAGTTCAGTGACAAATGACTTAGTGTGGCACCGGCAGGCACTGCTCAGATTATCCAAAGTTTCAAACACCAGTAATGAAGTTGATGCATTCTCATTGAACTTCTTAAGTGAGTCACTAAGAGGAGTTGAAACTGAGAGGCAAACTGAGAGATTTTATGTGGTGCAAACCATGTCCCCAAAATCAAGCAGGATTGGCTCTTTTGCTTCTACTGCATCCAAAGAGTATGACATTCACTTGCTGCCATGGGCATCAATTGCGGCATGCATTTCTGATAATTCACTGAAT AAAAATGCTCTCAGAACTGGTCGTGCATTCTGTTTCCTTCCATTGCCTGTTAGAACGGGGCTTAGTGTACATATCAATGGATTCTTTGAAGTCTCATCAAACCGTCGTGGCATTTGGTATGGGGATGACATGGATAGAGGCGGAAGAGTTCGTTCTACCTGGAATAGGCTTCTTCTGGAAGATGTTGTGGCTCCCACTTTTATCCGTATGCTGCTTGGTTTGACAGATTTACTAGGGCCTACAGAAATGTACTATTCTTTATGGCCTACTGGTTCTTTTGACGAACCATGGAGCATTTTGGTTCAACAAATATACAAAAACATTGGCAATGCTCCCGTTATACATTCAGATATTGATGGAGGAAGATGGGTGACACCAAGTGAAGCTTTTCTTCATGATGAAAAATTCACTAAAAGCAAGGACCTAGGTTTGGCTCTGATTCAAATAGGAATGCCAGTTGTGCATTTGCCTAACTCATTGTTTGACATGCTTTTAGAATATAATTCCAGCATGGTGGTTACTCCTAGTAAAGTACGCGAATATCTTAGGCAATGTGAAACATTTAACTTGAGCAAACCAGACAAGCTTCTATTGTTGGAATATTGCATAGAGGACTTGGTTGACGATGATGTTGGTAAAGAGATGTGCAACTTGCCCTTACTTCCTTTAGCAAATGGTGATTTTGCCGCATTTTCGGAAGCATCGAAAGGAATTTCTTATCTTGTATGCGATGAATTAGAATATAAACTAATGGAGCCAGTTTCAGGTAGAGTAATTGATAGAGCCATTCCTCCCGATATATTGACCAGACTCTCTGCTATTGCAAAGTCCTCAAAGACCAATATTTCCCTTTGTAGCATTCACCATTTTGCTCAGTTATTCCCTGCATTTATGCCAGCTGACTGGAAATATAAAAGTAAAGTGTTATGGGATCCTAAACTCTGTCAAAAGCCAACATCGTCATGGTTTTTGCTATTTTGGCAGTATCTAGGAAAGCAGAGTAAAAAATTACCATTGTTTAGTGATTGGCCAATTTTACCATCCACATCTGGACATTTGTTAAGACCTTCTGAACAACGGAAAATTATCAGTGGAAGCAATCTGTCTGATACACTGCAGAATATCCTTGTCAAAATTGGATGTGATATATTGAATTCAAGTTATGTAGTTGAATATCTGGATTTATCTAGTTATATATGCAACGGAAGTGCATCGGGTGTTTTGGAATCAATTTCTAATGCAGTTTCAAATAATGACATTGTGCAAGTTTCACTGGATAACCTGATTGCTGAAGAGCGAAATGAGCTCTGCAGGTTTCTTTTAGATCCTAAATGGTATGTTGGACGCTCTGTGGATGAAGTTAGCATAAGGTTTTGCAAGAGGTTACATATATTCGAAGTCTACAACAGAGAGTCTGCTCAAGATTCCCTTTTCTCTGACCTAGAAAATCCTCGTAAGTACTTATCACCATTGGATGTGCCAGAGTTTATTCTGGGTGCAGAGTTCATTGTCAGATCCCCACATATTGAAGAGGATATTCTGTCAAGGTATTTTGGAGTTGAGAGAATGGGGAAAGCACTATTTTACAAGCAGCACGTGTTTAACAGAATTGGGGAATTGGAAGCTGAGGTCCGTGATAGCATAATGTTATCTGTTCTGCAAAATTTGGCACTTTTATCTCTTGAGGACATATCAATCAGAGACTCTCTGAGAAATTTGGAATTTATCCCAACACTCACCGGTGCTCTTAAGCGTCCCTCAGTCTTGTATGATCCAAGGAATGAAGAACTATATGCATTACTAGAAGACTCTGATAGTTTCCCTTCTGGTGCTTTCCAGGAGTCTGAAACACTTGATATTCTGCGCAGCCTGGGGCTCAGAACTTCTGTCTCTCCAGATACAGTTTTAGAAAGTGCCCGGTGTATAGAGCATTTGATGCATGGGGATCAACAAAAGGCATATTTGAGAGGGAAAGTGCTTTTCTCATACCTAGAAGTTAATGCATTGAAATGGTTTCCTGATCAAGTTGATGATAAACGAGCAGTTAACCGAATGTTGTCACGAGCAGCAACTGCCTTTAGGTCGCGCACCCCAAAATCTGATCTTGAAAAGTTCTGGAATGATCTTAGGTTGATTTCTTGGTGCCCAGTTTTAGTTTCTGCCCCATTTGGCTCATTACCATGGCCGGTTACATCATCTGTAGTTGCTCCTCCAAAAGTTGTGAGGCCACTAAGTGATTTGTGGCTAGTCTCGGCTAGCATGCGGATATTGGATGGCGAATGCTCTTCCACAGCTTTGTCATATAACCTGGGATGGATGTCTCCACCAGGAGGTGGTGTAATTGCTGCTCAACTACTTGAGCTTGGAAAGAATAATGAGATTGTGACTGATCAAGTACTTAGGCAGGAATTAGCCCTGGCAATGCCGAGGATATACTCAATTTTGACAGGAATGATATCATCGGATGAGATTGAGATTGTTAAAGCTGTTCTTGAAGGCTGTCGGTGGATATGGGTGGGAGATGGATTTGCAACCTCTGACGAGGTAGTCCTTGATGGTCCTCTCCATTTGGCTCCGTATATTCGTGTTATTCCAGTTGACTTGgcagttttcaaaaatctgtTTCTAAAACTTGGTATCCGGGAATGCTTGCAACATGCTGACTATGCCAATATCCTTGCTAGGATGGCAGTAAAGAAAGGATCATCTCCGCTTGACCCAAATGAGATTCGGGCAGTCACTCTAATAGTTCACCAGCTAGCTGAAGTCTATCTTCATGAACAGAATGTCAAGGTATATCTACCAGATATATCAGGTAGACTGTTTCTTGCCGATGACTTGGTCTTTAATGATGCACCCTGGTTGCTAAGTTCAGAAGATCCGAATGGTTCTTTTGGCAATGCAGCGACTGTAAATTGGAATGCAAAGAGAACAGTTCAAAAATTTGTGCATGGAAACATATCTAATGATGTAGCAGAAAAACTTGGTGTTCGGTCTCTTCGTAGGATGTTACTGGCCGAGAGTGCAGACTCAGTGAATTTTGGTTTGTCCGGAGCTGCTGAGGCTTTTGGACAGCATGAAGCTTTGACAACAAGGCTTAAGCACATACTTGAAATGTATGCTGATGGACCTGGGACTCTCTTTGAGATGGTACAAAATGCAGAAGATGCAGGTGCTTCTGAAGTAATATTTCTTTTGGATAAGTCTCAATACGGgacttcttctattctttctccAGAAATGGCTGACTGGCAAGGTCCTGCTTTATATTGTTTCAATGACTCTGTTTTTAGTCCACAAGATCTTTATGCCATTTCTCGTATTGGCCAAGAGAGTAAACTTGAGAAGGCTTTTGCAATTGGAAGATTTGGACTAGGATTTAATTGTGTCTACCACTTTACGGACATTCCCATGTTTGTTTCTGGAGAAAATATTGTAATGTTTGACCCTCATGCCTGTAATTTGCCTGGAATATCTCCTTCCCACCCTGGTTTACGAATTAAGTTTGTGGGGAGGCAGATTTTGGAGCAATTTCCCGATCAATTTTCTTCATTGCTACATTTTGGCTGTGATTTGCAACACCCATTTCCAGGTACTCTGTTTCGGTTCCCTCTTAGAACTGCAGGTGTTGCCTCTCGCAGCCAAATTAAAAAGGAAGTTTATACACCTGAAGATGTCAGATCTCTCTTTGCTGCTTTTTCTGAGGTTGTTTCTGAAACATTACTTTTTCTGCGTAATGTGAAatctatttctatttttgtgAAAGAAGGCACAGGGCATGAAATGCACCTACTGCACCGTGTACGCAGAACCTGTGTCGGTGAGCCTGAAATCAGAGCTAGTGAAGCCCAGGATATGTTTAACTTTTTCAAGGAGGAGAAGCACATTAGAATGAATAGAGTTCAATTTCTGAAGAAGCTAAGCTCTATTGACAGAAATTTGGGAACCTCTGAAGCATCCAATGGTCAGAGTCAGAATTTTATTCCCTGGGCATGTGTTGCTGTATATTTGAAAACTGTTAAGTTTGGTGATGACCTGGCTGATAGTTCTGGGGGGCAGGATCGTTGTCTGGTTTTTCCTGATCTATTACAAGCTGCCAATTTGCCAATGCATCTACCAGAAAATTTTGAAGGTCGTGCATTCTGCTTTTTACCTTTACCCATAACTACTGGTCTTCCTGCACATGTAAATGCATATTTTGAACTATCATCGAATCGCAGGGATATCTGGTTTGGTTCTGATATGACTGGGGTTGGAAGAAAACGCTCAGAGTGGAATATTTACCTCCTTGAAAATGTTGTTGCCCCTGCCTATGGTCGTTTACTTGAGAAGGTAGCATCAGAGATTGGCCCTTGCAATTTGTTCTTCTCATTGTGGCCAACAACATTAGGGTTAGAACCTTGGGCATCCGTAGTGCGGAAACTTTACCAATTTATTGCTGAATTCAATCTTTGTGTATTATATACAGAAGCTAGAGGTGGTCAATGGATCTCAACCAAACATGCTATATTTCCAGATTTTTCTTTCCTTAAGGCAGCAGAACTTATTAAAGCATTGGCGAGTGCTTCTTTGCCTGTCATTTCGCTTCCGCAATCACTTGTAGAAAGGTTTAAGGAGATCTGTCCATCGTTGCATTTTCTAACACCAAAGCTGTTAAGGATTTTGTTGATCAAAAGGAAGCGTGAGTTCAAGGACAGGGTTGCAATGATTTTGTCCCTTGAGTATTGCTTACATGACTTGCAAGAAAACATGCAGTGCGATAGTCTGTTGGGCTTGCCGTTGTTACCACTCGCAGATGGTTCCTTTACATCAGTTGATAAGAAGGGTGTTGGAGAAAGAGTTTACATTGCACGTGGTGATGAGTACGGCCTTCTCAAGGATTCGATTCCACATCAGCTTATAGATTGCGTTATTCCAGAAGAGGTTCATAGAAAACTTTGCTACATTGCCCAAACAGATGGTACAAATATTTCTTTCTTGTCATGCCAGTTACTTGAGAAGCTTCTGGTGAAAATACTGCCTGGAGAGTGGCAACATGCTGGACAAGTAAGCTGGACTCCTGGTATTCATGGCCAACCCAGTTTAGAATGGTTGCAACTACTATGGAATTATCTGAAATCATATTGTGATGATCTTTTAATGTTCTCTAAGTGGCCTATATTGCCTGTTGGAGATGAATACTTGATGCAGTTACTACCAAATTCAAATGTGATAAAAAATGATGGATGGAGTGAAAAgatgtattctttgttgttgaagGTTGGATGTTTATTTTTGAGAAATGACCTGCAGTTAGATCATCCAAAACTGGAACATTTTGTCCAGCCATCAACCGCAAGGGGTGTATTGAATGTGTTCATGGCTGTTGCTGGAGACCCGCAGAATATTGAGGGGATTTTCAAAGATGCATCTGAAGGGGAACTACATGAACTGCGGAGTTTTGTTCTCCAGTCAAAATGGTTCTCTGAAGAGCAAATTGATAACACACATGTTGATACCATCAAACACCTCCCTATATTTGAGTCATACAAAAGCAGGAAACTAGTAAATTTGTGTAACCCTGTGAAATGGCTTGGTCCCACTGGTGTTCGTGAAGATCTTTTAAATGATAGCTTCATAAGAACTGAATCAGAAACAGAAAGGATCATTATGAGAAGGtatttaaagataaaagaacCAACAAAGGTGGAATTCTACAAAGATCACATAATCAATCACATGTCAGAGTTCCTTTTGAAGCAAGAAGTCATTTCAGTTATTCTGCATGATGTGCAGCTTTTAATTAAAGAGGATACCTCTCTCAAATCTTCACTTCCAACCATACCATTTGTGATGGCAGCTAATGGAACTTGGCAACAACCGTCTAG GCTTTATGATCCTCGTGTTCCTCAGCTTAAAAAGATGCTGCATGGGGATGCTTTTTTCCCCTCTGACAAATTTTCAGACCCTGAAATTTTAGATACTTTAGTTACCCTTGGACTTAGGACAACTCTGGGATTTACTGGTTTGCTTGATTGCGCTAGATCAGTTGGCATGTTGCATGATTCCGGGGCTATTGAAGCCTCCAACCATGGTAGAGTGTTACTGGTTTTTTTGGCTAAACTAGCCCGTAGGCTCTCAAATAAAGGTGAAAGTTATAATGGTGATCAACAGGTTGCCATGGTTGTGAGAAGCAGCAGTATAATTGATGGTACTGTTGTATATGAAGGCTTTCCTAAAGAGGATGTGAACTCCCCAACAGATGTTGATTCTTTTGTAAGCAGCTTAACTGATGATATGGCAGAGGAGGAATTTTGGTCTGAACTGAAGCAAATCTCTTGGTGTCCAGTAATTTCTGATCCACCTGTTAGGGGACTTCCATGGTTGAAATCCAATAACCAAATTGCACCCCCCATGATTGTGAGGCCTATATCACAAATGTGGATAGTGTCGTCCTCAATGCACATATTAGACGGTGAATGTGACATGACATATCTACAAACTAAACTTGGGTGGATGGATTGGCCAGAAATTGCAGTTTTATCAAGACAGTTAATTGAGCTATCTGAGTCCTATAAGCAGCTTAAGATGAATTCATTGCTGGATCCTGGTTTTGATGCTCAGTTACAAAAGGAAATACCTTGCCTTTATTCAAAATTGCAAGAATATATTAGCAGCGATAAGTTCAATGAACTGAAAGCAGGATTAAGTGGTGTTTCATGGGTCTGGATTGGTGATGATTTTGTATCACCAAATGCACTTGCATTTGATTCCCCTGTAAAATTTACTCCTTATTTATATGTTGTTCCATCTGAACTCACAGAGTATAAAGAATTGTTGCTAAAGTTAGGAGTCAGATTGAGTTTTGGTATTACCGATTATATTCATGTATTACAAAGGTTGCAGAATGATGTGCAACGACTTCCTCTTTCAATGGATCAGCTAAATTTTGTCTGTTGTGTCCTTGAAGCCATAGCAGAATGTTGCCTGGAGAAGCCACTTGTTGAGCCTGTTGATGGGCCCTTGCTGATTCCTGATACTTTTGGAATTCTGATGCCAGCAGGAGATCTTGTGTATAATGACGCACCTTGGCTGGAAAACAGTTCTCTTATTGGCAGACACTTTGTACATCCAAGTATCAGCAATGATTTGGCAGACAGGCTGGGTGTACAGTCAGTTCGTTGCCTCTCTTTAGTCAATGAAGATATGACTAAAGATCTACCCTGCATGGACTATAATAAAGTAAATGATCTTTTGGCCCTGTATGGGAGCACTGAGTTTTTGTTGTTTGACCTCCTTGAGTTGGCAGATTGCTGCAATGCAAAGAGATTGCACCTGATTTATGATAAAAGGGAACATCCTCGTCAGTCTTTGCTGCAGCACAATTTAG
- the LOC107471791 gene encoding geraniol 8-hydroxylase-like encodes MDAVMSSVLLFLLTATVVHLIGRSLSTKPSKHKLPPAPKGIPIFGNLLQLGNKPHQTLATLATIHGPIMRLQLGQVTTVVMSSAETAKSALQIHDQHLSNRKMPDAMKGAGHDAYSIPFMPVSPRWRDLRKICNNLIFSSKNLDASQELRQRKIRQLLADVQDSSSRGEVVDIGRLAFMTTINLLSNTFYSQDLVRSSDVAGEFKQLVTNIMKEVGRPNVADCFPLLKAVDPLGIRRRTGNYFGRLLEIFKGLVRERLRLRSDGGYCPRNDVLDLMLHNENAQDMYKDKIERLSLDLFLAGTDTITSTVEWAMAELLQNPKVMSKAKSEVEEIVGKGKVVEESDMARLPYLQAVIKETLRKHPAVPLLLPREAEMDVEIQGYTVQKGAQVLVNVWAIGRDPNVWENPHVFSPERFLGSQIDFRGRNFELTPFGAGRRICPGLPLAMRMLFLMLGLFINCFDWKLEAEDIDMDEKFGLTLEKAQPVRVIPLQLVA; translated from the exons ATGGACGCAGTGATGAGTTCCGTACTCCTGTTCCTGTTAACCGCAACCGTCGTCCATCTCATTGGTCGTTCCCTTTCCACCAAACCATCAAAACACAAGCTTCCACCAGCACCCAAGGGCATCCCCATCTTCGGAAACCTCCTTCAGCTCGGCAATAAGCCACACCAAACTCTCGCCACACTCGCCACCATCCACGGCCCAATCATGCGCCTCCAGCTAGGCCAAGTAACCACCGTCGTCATGTCCTCCGCCGAAACAGCCAAGTCAGCCCTCCAAATCCACGACCAGCACCTTTCGAACCGGAAGATGCCAGATGCAATGAAAGGCGCCGGCCACGACGCTTACAGCATCCCGTTTATGCCGGTTTCGCCACGCTGGCGAGACCTGAGAAAGATATGCAACAACTTGATCTTCTCCAGCAAGAACCTGGATGCCAGCCAAGAGCTGAGGCAAAGAAAGATAAGACAACTTTTGGCGGACGTTCAAGACAGCAGCTCTAGAGGCGAAGTAGTGGATATTGGTAGGCTCGCTTTCATGACCACAATCAACTTGTTGTCCAACACCTTCTACTCTCAGGACCTTGTTAGGTCGTCCGACGTGGCGGGGGAGTTCAAGCAGCTCGTGACCAACATAATGAAAGAGGTTGGGAGGCCCAACGTGGCGGATTGTTTTCCGCTGCTGAAGGCGGTGGACCCCCTGGGCATAAGGAGGCGGACGGGCAATTACTTTGGGAGGCTGCTGGAAATCTTTAAAGGGTTGGTTCGTGAGAGGTTGCGCCTCCGGAGTGACGGTGGTTACTGTCCCAGGAATGATGTATTGGATCTCATGCTCCACAATGAGAATGCTCAAGACATGTATAAGGACAAGATTGAGCGTCTCTCGCTG GACTTGTTTCTGGCTGGAACAGACACAATAACATCTACAGTGGAATGGGCGATGGCAGAGTTACTGCAGAATCCAAAGGTGATGTCAAAGGCGAAGTCAGAAGTAGAGGAAATAGTTGGAAAAGGTAAGGTAGTGGAAGAATCAGACATGGCAAGACTGCCATACTTGCAGGCAGTAATAAAAGAAACACTCCGAAAGCACCCGGCAGTTCCCCTGCTGCTCCCTCGCGAAGCAGAAATGGATGTTGAGATCCAGGGATACACGGTGCAAAAGGGGGCACAAGTTCTTGTTAACGTCTGGGCTATTGGAAGGGATCCAAACGTGTGGGAAAATCCGCATGTGTTCTCGCCTGAGCGCTTCTTAGGATCCCAGATCGACTTCAGAGGCCGCAATTTCGAGCTCACGCCGTTTGGTGCTGGAAGAAGGATATGCCCCGGTTTGCCGTTGGCCATGAGGatgttgttcttgatgttgggTTTGTTTATCAACTGTTTTGATTGGAAGCTTGAAGCTGAGGATATTGACATGGATGAAAAGTTTGGTCTTACTTTGGAGAAGGCTCAACCTGTGCGTGTTATTCCCCTCCAATTAGTTGCTTAG